agttgatttgcaaaaacagataaggttttaatttgaaattctaaaataagcatttttatcaAGCTCCTTAAGTTGAGTAATTGCACTTTAACCTATAACCTATTCATATGAAAACATGGtaacaaacaacacacacacacacacacacacacacacacacacacacacacacacacacacacacacacacacacaaattcttTTGTGTTTACTGTTAGCTTGTTTAAAGACAGATGCTGCCAAGTTTGTGTTGTGACCGTGAAATCCAatccattttatttatatagcacatttaaaaaaccAAAGGTTTACATAGGGCTGAACAGGGATAATACAATAAAAGCACCTATAAACATATGCAGatataaacacataaaaatgaCCACATAAACACCTCAAAGCAATAAATGATCACACAGTTTTCATCATGTGTTAAAAGCTAGAGAAAATAAATACGTTTTGAGACAAGATTTAAAAGATTCGAGGGTTGGGGCTGATTTGACCTGTGGATGAAGCTCATTCCACAGTTTAGGGGCTACAACTAAAAAAGCACGATCCCCCTGTTTTTTGGAACAACCAGCCGAAGTTGCTCACTAGACCACAGTGACCTTGAGGGGGTGTAAACCTGTAGTAGGTCTGCAATGTAACATGGAGCAAAACCATTTAGTGATTTAAAAACCaacaatatctaaaaatgtattcTAAAATGGACCGAGGCAGTGTAACGAGGCCAGGACTGGTGTTATGTGTTCATACTTGTAAGTTCCATTTAAAAGACGTGCGGCCGAGTTATGTAATAACTGTAAGCATGAAAGTTTTGTTTACGCCAACATAAAGAGCATTACACTAATCTAGTGGTgttgaaataaaaatatgaatCACATGTTCATAGTGCTTCGGAGATATGACGGGTTtaattttggataaaagcctcaaatgataaaaaaactaattttaacaacattatttatttgtttaaagtttaaacagtttaaaaccATTGTCTATTTTGACACCCAGATTTGTGACTAAGGGTTTCACATATTGTTTCATATAGCCCAGGTCACCGGACAAGACATCATTGACCTGACTGGATCCAAACACAATGACCTCAGTTTTATCTTcattcaaatttaaaaaatttgagaCCATCCAAGTTTTAATATCTTTTAAGCACTTCAGTTagagcaacaccaaagagttttttttttaccttaaaataacgtttccaaaaaagtttcagtggttcatccacacaaaacagggtgaatggcactttcacattcgctttgcagccctctatcggccaaaaccgcactaaagaagtttccaaccatcgggtagtggtcctgtagttcgagtgaaaactacaaaaacttgctttacggcagacctacaatccaatcagagccagctatgctgcagtatttacgacagtggtaatgaacaattacgcttctaacctgtagggggagcaaagagccagagttctttagtgttgctttaaggtgTGAGAGAATTTCTTTCCCCACTTTTAAGGGGAAGATATATTTGAGAGTCGTCCGCATAAAAATAATAGGAGATGCCATATTTCTTAATTATGTTTCCTAGGGGAAGAAgatataaagaaaaaagaagTGGTCCAAGAATAGAACCATGTGGAACACCACAAAGAAGTGGAGCAGTCGATGAACTACTAAATAGTACTTTAACCACTACAGGGAATTTTCTCTGATACCAACACAGTGTTCTAGACGAGAGATTAAGgctgttttcacatatgttggtgcgcaccgtggtgcggcctcggaccgcaccaaaatacattgtatcatttttcagttagtgcggtccgtgttcacatatatatttttttgctgtactcgaaatgccgcaccgtacaccatgtgacaacggtcagtgctgtcattggtctctgacagctcttaccgtctcatgaccacccccacatttccacgacaaccagcctgacagagAGAGCacagctatcaagatgtggagataaacgatgcacgtctttgcgaagtttctttgctttaatgcgaaattgcgtagctgttctattaaagcctttctcacggagccgtttgttaaaaagcccgtaatgtcactatttgtgtgtggaggacagctatgcatttatttaaatcatcagctcaaacgtaaaggagacagcgaatctctatgcaacggaccaggattggcttgtttgttgttaacccacaatataacacccggctcacatcacaacggaagcccagtggctcaaacatgtggagaacttcctgtatttggtccggcccgaggtccggcagtgttcacaccacaggtgggtcgccccagagttcggcaacagccgctccgagaccacctgtttagagcggtctcggagcggccgtttagtgcgcacccgagtgcggctgttgtgttcacactgacccaaacgcaccgtactcggagcgacacgtcatttgggccgacctaaacagtgtatatgtgaaaacactgtaaaacTGCATGGTCAACCGTATCAAATGCCGCAGTGAGATCTAGGAGGATTAGTATGGCAGAATTTCCAGTATCATTTATTAACAGTAGATcattaaatactttaaaaagtgctGTTTTGGTGCTATGAAAAGCTttaaaaccagattgaaaaatgaaatgttaaatAGCTTTGAATGGCTTTGAAGCACACGTAGGTTTAGCTAGCTGACATACCCTTGCATTTTAACAAAATAGCTACTCGCAATAGACATTAGTAGACCATATAATATGAAAGAGAACTGCCGGGCAGTGCAAGAGCATGACTGGTCCACAAGGCTGTGCTGGTTACATTTGAGGTACAGGTCATGTGGTTTCTCATTTTTTGCTTGAGACCGGTAAGCAGTCTCGAGAGTAGTCGTGCCTCCTTCATTgcgtatttttatattttgaatatatCCCTACACTGCATACTGTAACCCCTTTTTCGAGATAAAAGAAAGCTTTGAAATGGGTCTATAATCAGATAAAATTGAGGAATCCAAATTTCCTTTTTTAATCAGGGGTTCTACAACAGCTTCTTTAAGGTATGTTGAAACCTTACCTGATACCAAACTACTATTTATTATGTTCTGAACAGTCGGGCCAATAGTCTCCCAGGTTTTCTTAAAAAGGCGAGGGAACACAATGTTAGTGGGGCAATTTGAAGGTtttaatttcataacaatttcAGCAAGGTTTGCAAACGATACAGGCTCAAACTGGTTGAGGACAGCAGAGTACTGTAAGTACTAGGGTTGCCAACCGTTCCGTATAATACGGAATCGTCCGgtatttgacacataaaattctTGTTCCATATTGAACTGATACGGAACACAGTTTGTtccgtattttatgaaaattaattcagtgcaaatacagGACAGATACATAGCTTATAATATGTCAGCCATGAACGAAGACCGCGTCATTTGTATTCCCATCAGGGAATGCCCTTTTAATTGGTCGTTTCAGTCATTGTGATGTCACGTATCATAGCAACGATGACGACAAGTGACAACagcgggaaatgtaaaaatgactgtgtcacaggtcggagaagcGGACTGGGGGGTCACGCTCCTCCtatttccacctcgaggaggtcccaaaacaccccaatgaccagacagacgagcaTTAAACTTTAAcagctttatttaaatattaaaaatgataaaaacagGGAGGGGGGATAGAAAGTTAGAACAAAAATCAGTCCTTGGGCCTTCGTAGCCAGGGAGGGGGGCCCTAGGATGCCCTGGGTAAATTCTCCACACGTATCGGACTCTGGTTCTCTCTCCCTCCTGCTGTAGGCTTGTAGCTGTAACACAGGGGTTAATATCAACACTGGGGCTCACACTACTCACGAGCGGCCGCACACAGGTACGTTTCTCACAGTAACAGGctctggttctctctctctcctgctgTAGGCTTGTAGCTGTAACACAGGGGTTAATCTCAACACTGGGGCTCACACTACTCACGAGCGGCCACACACAGGTAAGTTTCTTACAGTCACAGGctctggttctctctctctcccgctgTAGGCTTGTAGCTGTAACACAGGGGTTAATCTCAACACGGGGGCTCACACTACTCACGAGCGGCCGCACACAGGTAAGTATCTCACAGTAACAGACTCTGGTTCTCTCTCCCTCCTGCTGTAGGCTTGTAGCTGTAACACAGGGGTTAATCTCAACACTGGGGCTCACACTACTCACGAGCGGCCGCACACagcatatattttaagtaaatttccAGCCTCCACAGCCTATCGTTGTCTCACGACAAGTTCAGTAAAGGGGGCTACTGAAAACACCACACAGCATCACTGCAATATTTCAAAGTGTATTCTCACACAAAGTCtcagactcacccacagcactcttcaCTCTTCTACGTGAATCAATAAAGTCGCAGCCCCACTTCATCCGACTGTCTTCGGGCTGATGGGAAAGTGATGGTGCAGGCTAGCGGTATAAACGTCGCTGCTGTGGCCCTTTAATCCGCTCGAAATCATTGCGCCCCGGCTCACCCACCGTTTTGCTCCATGGTGGGGTCATAGTTTCACACACTGAGGGCTCGCAAATGCACGTCGAACAAGTATTTCACAATATCACACTGAATCAAATGCTGAGTACTCACAATATTGCAGTTGCTTTCCTTTGTTTACCTCCGTAGGTCGGATGCTTTCCTCTTCGCCCCGGTGTAACTCCACATCTGCCGTTTCCCTCAACACACTTACGGTGAGTCGGCTTTCAGCCTCTGTCTCCTTCTTTTCGCCTCGTACGGCCCGCACTCTTTCCGCTCGCCTCAATAGCGATCCCCGGATCATCGGCGCCGATGGACTCTTCAGAAGGAGTGTACAACTCGGTCCGCCCTTGGCAGAAAGGAGCTTTCCCCGCCGCAACCGCGCTAGGCGGAACTGTGTCTTCCCCAAAGTCAACCCGCTCTGCTTCTCTTGTGTTTGAACTCCTTTTTGTATCCCTCTCCATCTGTGTATCCTTCAATCACTGATCGCTGCATTCATTACTCACACCTGTGTTAGGTTAGACTTGATTTTGCCTCGCGGCGCttaccggaagttccggtgtcCCCCCTTTGCCGTCCGAGTGGGAAACACTTCCGGCCGGAACTAATCTTCCCCATCGATAGTTCCGCTCCCTTAAAATCGTCACCGGGTGACAACTGCATCCGAGCAGCCGGCGAAAAAGAAACGAGCACAAAAATATAGAATTGAATGGGAAAATGACTACCCGTGGCTGGAATGCGTGagggacaatgaatacaaggcCAATTGTACCATATGCCCTCgcgttttttctgtttgtcacgGCGGAGTGATATTAAGCAGCACGCATGAGGAGATATCACAAGAGGAGCGAGAGGCTGTGGGCACAGGATGGAGCAATGTCAAGGTCAATGTCGTCTCCAGAGGCTCATATGGTATGtaattatgtggatttttaaaactcaaatatagttgataagaaAGTGATTATATTAAAAGAGATAGTACAGGTTTAGCCTAACAATCTACATATATATCTCTCCAGTGCTCTCCCTCTGTTCCTGTGTCCCGCTCGCTCCCGTCTCATAATGTGCCAATCATTTCTGATGggtttcttattaaataattattaataggtttaaaattaatataattaattaatataatttataattaatcaaggtttaaaaaggggtggggtctttgaagagggcatattataaacttaacaaaaccatggttcattgtTGGCAAAATTATCATGATAGcctttatatttcacatctatgtggttcagtcttgtatacttattagtcatactttgctattcattaaatatttaggcctaagaagttgtatgaaatatatttatctaaatttattaattattttccaCTATTTTCACCAGAAGTCTTCATTTCAggggttttttttttcttcaaaattctCTTCTGTGGGGGCATGTCACCGGACGAATCTTTTAGGTGAACGAAACGTTCTCGTTCACATGACCAATTGACTCATATTTCTCGTTCACTGAAATTCCTCCCCTAGCAGCAAGGCGCTATTCAGCACATGGCCGCATGCGCACTTGCGCAGGTCAGTGAACCAACCAGTTGGCTCTGTGAACTGTTTCACCCTCCCTGTCAAAGAATGATTAAACCTGGAGCCAATAGCCTTCGAGTTTGAGATGTGACGCAGCATGTGTTTTGTCGAATTTAATGTATTGAACGAATACGCCCATCACTGACCGAGTCGCTCGCTGTTTTGAATACAAATGAACGAGAGAAAGATTTCTCGTTGTAGGCTACGAGTTGAAGGTCATTTCGTTTGTGAATGAAAAAATCCCCGTTGTTACACAATAGAACTGTGCTCATGTTTGGtatattatttgaaaattacactttgtaatgaaaacagTGTAATAATGCACTGTTTGTTAAATGTAACAGACAGATTAGCATTGTAATTTGCATCAGTAATCTGTTAAGTATAGCGTACAGCAGCATTTGACGGCTGACTTTAAAATGAGTGGCAGCAGAAAGAGAAGTGTATTATGGAGTTATTTTAAGGAGGTGTCTCCAACACAGGCTGTGTGTACCATTTGTAAAGCACAGCTGTCATTTAAAGGAGGATCTACAGCTAACCTTAACAGACATCTAAAGGTGAAGCATCCGACTGTGCAGCTGACACAAACTAGGGAAACTGAACAAGTAGCAGAGGAGCCTGGAACATCCAGCAGTACCAGCACTGCACAGCCATCTTCTATCTCACCTGCCACTACCAGCACTTCTCATACGACTGTCCCACACAGATGACGAGGAGGGCAGAGCACTCTAACACATTTTGTGGCTCGGCCACTTAAACCCCTCATATATATTGCCCAGCAGGCAAACCCTGTCAAAAACAATAATTCCAGAAATGTTTTTGAAGATTCATGAACAAATTATGGAAAAAGTTAGCAAGGCATCAGCAGTGTGCCTCACAACAGATTGCTGGACATCTAGGGCCACATGTGGTTTTATGTCAGTTACATGTCACTTcattgaaaattataaaatggaGTCATGTCTGTTGGATTGTTTTGAATTTACCGACAGACACACTGCAGACAATCTAGCAGACAATCTTTTAAGAATTGCTAGAGAGTGGAACATAACTGACAAAATAGTAGCTTGTGTTTCTGATAATGCTCACAACATAAGCCTGGCCATTCACAAAACCTCATGGAAGCATCTGCCATGCTTTGCCCATACAGTTAACTTGATTGTGAGGGGTGGACTCAGTGTTATCCAAAACACACTGAATAAGATTAAAGCAATTGTGGAGTACATGCACCGAAGCACAGTGGCAGCTGAAAAACTTAAGGCAACACAGCAGCAGATGGGTTTGCCAGAGTTAAAACTGAAACAAGGCTGCCCAACACGATGGAACTCCCCATTTTATATGTTACAGAGATTTCTTGCTAACAAGGATGCCATCATCACAACACTTGCACTAGTAAATGCTCGACTAGAAACTCTGACACAGGATGAGTGGAAAGAAATGGAAGAAGCCTGTGAGGCTTTAAGACCATTTGAAGAAGTCACAGTGGAAATAAGTGGTGAGAGGTATGTAACAATACTCTTAAgaacaataatttttttataacagatttgatttgatttaattttattttattgtacttttaaaacattatacttattataaaaaacatgtgTTTTGCAAACATCTTTTGCAGactgtaaaatgtaaagatAAATTACAGTGTAAGTGGCATTATTATTGCTACAGTAATACAGGATATTTAGTATTATTCatcattattaattattataatgcatttattaaatgcaattgTTGTTTTTGCTCACTATAGCTATGTGACTGCCTCAAAGGTGATCCTGCTTTC
This is a stretch of genomic DNA from Misgurnus anguillicaudatus chromosome 7, ASM2758022v2, whole genome shotgun sequence. It encodes these proteins:
- the LOC141365184 gene encoding zinc finger BED domain-containing protein 4-like, translating into MFLKIHEQIMEKVSKASAVCLTTDCWTSRATCGFMSVTCHFIENYKMESCLLDCFEFTDRHTADNLADNLLRIAREWNITDKIVACVSDNAHNISLAIHKTSWKHLPCFAHTVNLIVRGGLSVIQNTLNKIKAIVEYMHRSTVAAEKLKATQQQMGLPELKLKQGCPTRWNSPFYMLQRFLANKDAIITTLALVNARLETLTQDEWKEMEEACEALRPFEEVTVEISGESYVTASKVILLSRSLQKICTRYLRSGGFRKPIIDMLETMTKDIATRFHKVEFHHLLSEASALDPRFKKRAFSDDHAANEAFQRLKNAAGRVRLSSSAHQTEQQQAAASAASPPPQETQESLVWGDFDEQVAGLVTRTSSSAEAVLEMRSYSEEPLVARSSNPLL